The following are encoded together in the Juglans microcarpa x Juglans regia isolate MS1-56 chromosome 2D, Jm3101_v1.0, whole genome shotgun sequence genome:
- the LOC121249397 gene encoding uncharacterized protein LOC121249397, which produces MDDFNRLIHEGGLIDLNSHGSKFSWCNGQRGLARAWAKLDRVLLDANLMSTFPNTTCSYLQRTTSDHCPMIIEFLKDPYSYGPSPFRFQKMWIEHPEFMDFVKNVWFVPVVGTGLVKLASHLKKVKVALREWNKRVFGRTNAHIASLEENVEGIEGRLQREWDIEAKRELVVASVELSAWRRKEDIRLAQMAKIKWKMEGNLNSNFFQVWLANKRRKIILGIRTSNGIEFNSPEEIHNGAVDYFEDFLKNTNQSREFLDLSHLISSVIEEEDCARLCCIPSLDEVKEALSSIPINSSPGPDGF; this is translated from the coding sequence ATGGATGATTTTAACCGATTGATTCATGAGGGTGGTTTGATTGATTTAAATTCGCATGGCAGTAAGTTCTCTTGGTGCAATGGACAGCGTGGATTAGCTAGAGCTTGGGCTAAACTGGACCGTGTCCTACTTGATGCTAATTTAATGTCTACTTTCCCTAATACGACTTGTTCATATTTGCAGAGGACGACTTCGGATCATTGTCCCATGATAATAGAGTTCCTTAAGGATCCTTATTCGTATGGCCCTTCTCCATTTCGGTTTCAGAAAATGTGGATTGAGCATCCAGAGTTTATGGATTTTGTAAAGAATGTGTGGTTTGTACCAGTGGTTGGGACGGGGCTTGTTAAACTTGCTAGTCACCTTAAAAAGGTTAAGGTGGCTCTTCGTGAATGGAATAAGCGGGTGTTTGGAAGGACCAATGCTCATATTGCCTCTCTTGAAGAGAATGTTGAGGGGATTGAAGGACGTCTGCAAAGAGAATGGGATATAGAAGCCAAAAGGGAGCTTGTGGTGGCCTCTGTTGAGTTGTCTGCTTGGAGACGTAAGGAAGATATCAGATTAGCTCAAAtggcaaaaataaaatggaagatGGAAGGCAATCTTAACTCGAACTTCTTTCAGGTATGGTTAGCTAATAAAAGACGTAAAATAATTCTAGGAATAAGAACTTCGAACGGGATTGAGTTCAATTCACCAGAAGAAATTCATAATGGTGCCGTTGATTATTTTGAGGATTTCCTTAAAAATACTAATCAGTCAAGAGAATTTCTAGATTTATCACATTTAATCTCGTCGGTTATTGAAGAAGAGGATTGTGCCCGCCTTTGTTGCATCCCCTCCTTGGATGAAGTCAAGGAGGCTCTCTCTTCTATTCCTATAAACAGTTCTCCTGGGCCAGATGGTTTTTGA